A region from the Bacteroidota bacterium genome encodes:
- a CDS encoding type II toxin-antitoxin system ParD family antitoxin, which translates to MAKNTSILLGDYFDNFINRQIKSGKYSSASEVVRTALRMFEHEESKKTELIRELKKGEKSGFIKDFDRTSFLKNLHQKYLAE; encoded by the coding sequence ATGGCGAAAAACACATCAATTCTGTTAGGTGATTATTTTGATAATTTCATCAACCGTCAGATTAAATCAGGAAAATATTCTTCTGCAAGTGAAGTTGTGAGAACTGCTTTAAGGATGTTTGAACACGAAGAGTCTAAAAAAACAGAACTTATAAGAGAACTTAAAAAGGGAGAAAAATCAGGCTTTATAAAAGATTTTGACCGAACATCTTTTTTAAAAAACCTTCATCAAAAATATTTGGCTGAATAA